Proteins from a single region of Bacteroidota bacterium:
- a CDS encoding DUF4625 domain-containing protein: protein MKIFYSTILSVLLFSSCSKSIGNDTESPVIKELKVTDANDENRIGFLPESNIKFSAKFTDNQELASYQFDVHFAGDGHNHILPVELNKKAINLVDWGFTKSGSVNGTEEIVTFMKEVDAEAKAGPYHCVVYATDEEGNAAEFKMASFIVEREDMPSFVVTNPDFSMFQVNAGGSFQLEGEVSAEKGLSILRYIVRAADDNYQYNIFDYEVPQDEEIDVVFSEKIEIPEGTPAGSYVLLILAGDKAGSVGQHIETFKVN, encoded by the coding sequence ATGAAAATATTCTATTCAACAATATTGTCTGTATTACTGTTCAGTTCGTGCTCAAAGAGCATTGGAAATGATACTGAGTCTCCCGTAATTAAAGAATTGAAAGTTACTGATGCAAATGATGAAAATCGGATTGGATTCCTCCCAGAATCGAATATAAAATTTTCTGCTAAGTTTACAGATAATCAAGAATTAGCTTCCTATCAATTTGATGTGCATTTTGCAGGAGATGGCCATAATCATATTTTGCCTGTTGAATTAAATAAAAAGGCGATTAATCTGGTCGATTGGGGTTTTACAAAAAGTGGTAGCGTAAATGGAACCGAAGAAATTGTAACTTTCATGAAAGAAGTTGATGCGGAAGCTAAGGCGGGTCCATATCACTGTGTGGTTTATGCAACTGATGAAGAAGGAAATGCCGCTGAATTTAAGATGGCTAGTTTTATTGTTGAAAGGGAAGATATGCCTTCATTTGTTGTTACAAATCCTGATTTTAGCATGTTTCAGGTGAATGCAGGAGGCTCATTTCAATTGGAAGGTGAAGTAAGTGCTGAAAAGGGCTTGTCTATACTCAGGTATATTGTAAGAGCCGCTGACGATAATTATCAGTACAATATTTTTGACTACGAAGTTCCGCAGGATGAAGAAATTGATGTTGTGTTCTCTGAAAAAATTGAAATACCGGAAGGAACACCTGCTGGAAGCTATGTTTTATTAATTCTTGCCGGTGATAAGGCGGGTAGTGTAGGACAACATATTGAAACTTTTAAAGTAAACTGA
- the hisS gene encoding histidine--tRNA ligase: MAQKPGIPKGTRDFSPVEMAKRNYLFSTIKDTFKKFGFSQIETPSFENLSTLMGKYGEEGDRLIFKILNSGDYLKKADQQLLNEKSSTKLTSSISEKALRYDLTVPFARYVVQHNNDITFPFKRYQIQPVWRADRPQKGRFREFYQCDADVVGSNSLLQEVEFVQLYDEVFYKLGLKDVGIKLNNRKILAGVADVADISEQLIDMTVALDKLDKIGEDKVKQEMRDKGISDEAIAKIQPLFELKGSNSEKLEKLSGLLSDSEIGIKGVEELKTVISTVEEIGLKTADLVLDVTLARGLNYYTGAIYEVEAHGVKMGSIGGGGRYDDLTGIFGLKGISGVGISFGLDRIYLVLEELGLFPDTQSEGVHVMFVNFGEKEAVYCLKAVKKLRENGINAELYPDSSKMKKQMNYANKKGIPYVALVGEEEMNSGEITIKNMESGEQNKIAFSQLSEIDI; this comes from the coding sequence ATGGCACAAAAACCTGGTATTCCAAAGGGTACAAGAGATTTTTCTCCCGTTGAAATGGCAAAGAGAAATTATTTGTTTTCAACTATTAAAGATACATTTAAGAAGTTTGGGTTTTCACAAATTGAAACACCTTCATTTGAAAATTTATCGACTTTAATGGGGAAATATGGGGAAGAAGGAGATAGGTTGATTTTTAAGATTTTGAATTCAGGAGATTATTTGAAAAAGGCTGATCAACAATTGTTGAATGAGAAAAGTTCAACAAAACTTACGTCTTCAATTTCTGAGAAAGCACTTCGCTACGACCTTACAGTTCCTTTTGCCAGATATGTGGTTCAGCACAATAATGATATTACATTTCCTTTTAAGAGATATCAGATACAGCCGGTTTGGCGTGCCGACAGGCCGCAAAAAGGACGTTTTCGTGAGTTTTATCAGTGCGATGCGGATGTAGTAGGAAGTAATTCCCTTTTACAGGAGGTTGAATTTGTACAGCTTTATGATGAGGTTTTTTACAAGCTGGGCTTAAAAGATGTTGGGATTAAACTTAATAACAGAAAAATTTTAGCCGGAGTTGCCGATGTTGCCGATATCAGTGAGCAGTTGATCGATATGACTGTTGCTTTGGATAAGCTTGATAAAATAGGTGAAGATAAAGTGAAGCAGGAAATGCGAGATAAAGGTATTTCTGATGAAGCTATTGCTAAAATTCAGCCATTGTTCGAGCTTAAAGGATCGAACAGTGAAAAGCTGGAAAAGTTATCCGGTCTTTTATCTGATTCAGAGATAGGGATAAAAGGAGTAGAGGAGTTAAAAACTGTAATTTCAACTGTAGAAGAAATCGGATTAAAAACTGCAGACCTGGTCTTAGATGTTACTCTAGCAAGAGGCCTTAATTATTATACCGGTGCAATTTATGAGGTGGAAGCCCACGGTGTAAAGATGGGATCTATAGGCGGAGGAGGAAGATATGATGACCTTACCGGAATTTTTGGATTGAAAGGGATTTCAGGTGTTGGTATTTCTTTTGGATTGGATAGAATTTATTTAGTTCTCGAGGAATTAGGCCTTTTTCCTGATACCCAAAGTGAAGGTGTTCATGTGATGTTTGTTAACTTCGGAGAAAAAGAAGCTGTTTATTGTTTGAAAGCAGTTAAAAAGCTTCGCGAAAACGGGATAAACGCTGAATTGTATCCCGATTCTTCTAAAATGAAAAAACAAATGAACTATGCCAATAAAAAAGGTATCCCATATGTTGCGTTAGTAGGGGAAGAAGAAATGAATTCCGGTGAAATTACAATTAAAAATATGGAAAGCGGAGAGCAAAATAAGATTGCTTTTTCTCAATTGTCAGAGATAGACATTTAA
- a CDS encoding long-chain fatty acid--CoA ligase, whose amino-acid sequence MNNQATSTIFESLRKRSERIGFSIKDKKSGDWGEFTWNNIEKRIKHIAYALLKKGVEKDEKIAIFAQNSMEWVLTDIAIMSIGAVTVPIYATNTAKQANYILNDANIKLMFVGDEEQYGKALEVLDSNESNLKQVIVFNDNLELRNPSTIYFNSFTDIEDEDYLITEFDKRFSEVELDDLATLIYTSGTTGEPKGVMLTHNNLVSAFRIHDARLTNISEEDHSLCFLPLSHVFERTWTLYCIHRGVKVSFLDNPKLIIETLGEVKPTLFCTVPRVYEKVYNAIQNGIDNASKSKKKIFAWSVKQGRAYYDLENNGKRISRRLKIRKRLADKLVLKKLRNVLGGNLIMSPTAGAPLSAEIQAFMRAVGIPVTIGYGLTETTASVTAFPENRYKLGTTGTLMPELELKIGKENEILVKGPTVMKGYYNKPEATAEVFEDGWFKTGDAGQLNPDGSLVITDRLKDLMKTAGGKYVAPQPIEAMLTDDNFIEQAMVIGDERPFVTAFVVPNFAALKEYAHSLEIKFKDMEDLISIPKIKEFYDEKVTELQKELANFEKIKKIKLLPKEFSMEKGELTPTLKIRRKIIIKKFQHFIHDLYGTKQNI is encoded by the coding sequence ATGAATAATCAGGCAACAAGTACTATTTTTGAAAGTTTAAGAAAACGGTCAGAAAGAATTGGTTTTAGTATTAAGGATAAAAAAAGTGGGGACTGGGGAGAATTTACCTGGAATAATATTGAGAAAAGAATTAAGCATATTGCTTATGCACTTCTGAAAAAAGGGGTAGAGAAAGATGAAAAAATTGCAATTTTTGCTCAAAACTCTATGGAGTGGGTGCTTACAGATATTGCAATAATGAGTATAGGGGCTGTTACGGTACCTATTTATGCTACAAATACTGCAAAACAGGCGAATTATATATTAAATGATGCAAACATTAAACTGATGTTTGTAGGTGATGAAGAGCAATACGGAAAAGCTCTTGAGGTTTTGGATTCCAATGAAAGTAATTTAAAACAAGTCATAGTTTTTAATGATAATTTAGAACTGAGGAATCCATCAACAATATACTTTAATTCTTTTACAGATATAGAAGATGAAGATTATCTGATAACAGAATTTGATAAAAGGTTTTCTGAAGTAGAATTGGATGATTTAGCTACTTTAATTTATACATCAGGAACTACCGGAGAGCCAAAGGGGGTAATGCTTACCCATAATAATCTGGTTTCTGCATTTAGAATTCACGATGCACGACTTACAAACATTTCAGAAGAGGACCACTCTTTGTGTTTCCTGCCTTTGAGCCATGTTTTTGAACGTACCTGGACTCTGTACTGTATACATAGGGGAGTGAAAGTTTCTTTTTTGGATAATCCAAAATTGATTATAGAAACATTGGGAGAAGTAAAACCAACTTTGTTTTGTACGGTTCCACGGGTGTATGAAAAGGTTTATAATGCTATTCAAAATGGCATTGATAATGCTTCAAAATCCAAGAAGAAAATTTTTGCGTGGTCTGTTAAGCAGGGTAGAGCATATTATGATCTTGAGAATAACGGGAAGAGAATTTCCAGACGTTTAAAAATAAGGAAGAGGTTGGCAGATAAACTTGTTCTGAAAAAACTTCGCAATGTTTTAGGAGGGAACCTTATCATGAGTCCAACGGCAGGAGCTCCGTTGTCTGCCGAAATTCAGGCTTTTATGAGAGCTGTTGGTATACCGGTTACTATAGGTTATGGCTTAACCGAAACTACAGCTTCTGTTACTGCCTTTCCGGAAAATCGCTACAAATTAGGAACAACAGGAACCTTAATGCCTGAGTTGGAACTTAAAATAGGAAAAGAAAATGAGATTCTGGTAAAAGGTCCAACAGTGATGAAAGGTTATTATAATAAGCCTGAAGCTACGGCTGAAGTTTTTGAAGACGGCTGGTTCAAAACCGGTGACGCCGGTCAGTTAAATCCTGATGGTAGCTTGGTGATAACAGACAGATTAAAAGATCTGATGAAAACAGCAGGAGGAAAATATGTTGCTCCGCAACCGATTGAAGCTATGCTGACCGATGATAATTTTATAGAACAGGCAATGGTAATTGGTGATGAAAGACCTTTTGTAACAGCTTTTGTAGTGCCTAATTTCGCTGCTTTAAAGGAGTATGCTCATTCTCTGGAGATTAAGTTTAAGGATATGGAGGATTTGATCTCAATACCAAAAATTAAAGAGTTCTATGATGAGAAAGTTACTGAATTACAGAAAGAATTAGCTAATTTTGAAAAAATTAAAAAGATTAAACTTTTACCAAAAGAGTTTAGTATGGAGAAAGGTGAACTCACTCCAACATTGAAGATTAGAAGAAAGATTATTATAAAAAAATTCCAACATTTTATTCACGATTTATACGGGACAAAACAGAATATATAG
- the bshA gene encoding N-acetyl-alpha-D-glucosaminyl L-malate synthase BshA, whose protein sequence is MKIGIVCYPTYGGSGIVATELGMAMAGKGHEVHFIAYSQPVKLDFFYAHVNFHQVSVPEYPLFQYEPYELALTSKIVDTVKNFGLELLHVHYAIPHAYAAYNAKQILAEENISVAIVTTLHGTDITLVGKNPFYKPAVAFSINKSDVVSCVSESLKEDTIEFFGIEREIDVVPNFIDHKHYHLLEELCPRYALANDQEKIITHVSNFRKVKRISDIIKIFAKIQEKIPAKLIMVGEGPEKVSAELLCRELGIESDVRFIGKSNDVSKILCLSDLFLLPSEKESFGLSALEAMAAKTPVISSNTGGLPEVNLDGFSGFTCDVGDVDRMAQLGEYLLNDKERLNQFKQNAYNRSMIFDIDEIVPLYEEIYAKALRV, encoded by the coding sequence ATGAAAATAGGAATAGTTTGTTATCCAACTTATGGAGGTAGTGGCATAGTCGCTACTGAGCTAGGCATGGCTATGGCTGGTAAGGGACATGAGGTCCATTTTATTGCGTATAGCCAACCTGTAAAGTTAGATTTCTTCTATGCCCATGTTAATTTTCATCAGGTCAGTGTTCCGGAGTACCCTTTGTTTCAGTACGAACCATACGAACTTGCTTTGACGAGCAAAATAGTTGATACTGTTAAGAATTTTGGGTTGGAGCTGTTACATGTTCATTATGCCATACCGCATGCATACGCCGCATATAATGCAAAACAGATTCTGGCAGAGGAAAATATTTCTGTAGCAATTGTAACTACACTACACGGAACTGATATAACACTGGTTGGTAAAAATCCATTTTATAAACCGGCAGTGGCATTTAGTATAAATAAATCTGATGTTGTAAGCTGCGTATCGGAAAGTTTGAAAGAAGATACTATTGAGTTTTTTGGAATAGAGCGGGAAATAGATGTTGTACCTAATTTCATAGATCATAAGCACTATCATTTGCTTGAAGAACTATGTCCCAGATATGCTCTGGCAAATGATCAGGAAAAAATAATTACGCATGTATCAAACTTTAGAAAAGTAAAACGTATATCTGATATTATTAAGATCTTTGCAAAGATACAGGAAAAGATTCCTGCAAAGTTAATAATGGTAGGGGAAGGTCCGGAAAAAGTTTCTGCAGAGTTATTGTGTAGAGAATTGGGAATTGAAAGTGATGTTCGTTTTATTGGAAAGAGTAATGATGTAAGTAAAATTTTATGCCTTTCTGATCTATTTTTATTACCGTCTGAAAAAGAGAGTTTTGGTTTGTCGGCATTGGAGGCTATGGCTGCTAAAACACCCGTAATATCTTCAAATACAGGAGGACTTCCGGAGGTTAATTTAGATGGCTTTTCAGGTTTTACATGCGATGTGGGAGATGTTGACAGGATGGCGCAATTGGGAGAATATTTATTAAATGATAAGGAGAGACTAAATCAGTTTAAACAAAATGCATATAATAGGTCGATGATATTTGATATCGATGAAATAGTACCTTTGTATGAAGAAATTTATGCAAAGGCTTTAAGGGTTTAA
- a CDS encoding glycoside hydrolase family 3 N-terminal domain-containing protein: MSWVSSLAQNDYSRSPLYVSEVQMSWVNSIMNDMTIDEKIGQLFAIDAFSNGNNTNEKNVEYLIKKYHIGGVIFFEGNPLKQVELTNKYQSLSKIPLLIAMDAEWGVSMRLRNTPRLPLQMVIAASNKVENSYYVSEVIANECKRLGVHMSYSPVADVNINPKNPVIGRRSFGEDNKVVASFSVSSLDAYRNNGILACAKHFPGHGDTSKDSHKTLPNVNADIDRIKDVELYPFEKLIRNNLPAVMVAHLRIPAIEPDLNLPSSLSSKVIDSLLKKEMNYKGLVLSDALNMVGAQTYGTNEEVNIQAFKAGNDVLLYPMGISKTVKKFKEEIANGNISVERLDESVRKILMAKYWANLGNYKPVDTNNLLEDLNSQNSIDVIRKVTRESFTLIKNKNETLPIVDVESPIAHVVFGGDKFSELSKRLNDYGNINSYRISSKNFLKVKSLVDKSSTLIISIDNPFYSSRRNPAVFKKRIKELRNQIDDLADGRKVVLNLIGNPYSLKELGKDENFDAILVSYKNTKISQEYAAATIFGANSPKGVLPVSISEKYKIGTSLSYSEIGRLSYSTPDLEGMSFEVLNEIDSIVNKAISNTIMPGAQVLVARNGKIVYNKSFGYKTYKKKDKIKNNYLYDVASLTKILATTPIVMKMVDMGKIDMEVPVKKYLPELDTTSKANLTLRKMMAHYARLQPWIPFYKETLDKNGHADKKKYYSLNYNSEHKLKVANNLYLRTDYKDSIYYKVLHSKLRDTLEYKYSDLPYYFLQKIVEDKQRSTLDKLAEEWFYRPLGMQRIAYKPKNKYSLEEIVPSEVDNYFRQRILWGDVNDSGAAMMGGVAGHAGVFANAYDVAVIMQMYLQEGYYGGKRYFNPKTIDNFTKCHYCSRDNRRGLGFDKPQLVGGGTSCDCVSFLSFGHSGFTGTLAWADPDEKIVYVFLSNRTYPVSTNVKLAEKNIRTDIQSVIYKSIKHAKK; the protein is encoded by the coding sequence ATGAGCTGGGTAAGTTCCTTAGCTCAAAACGATTATAGTCGTTCTCCATTGTATGTTAGTGAGGTGCAAATGTCTTGGGTCAATAGTATAATGAACGATATGACTATAGATGAGAAAATAGGCCAGTTGTTTGCTATTGATGCATTTTCTAATGGTAATAATACAAATGAAAAAAATGTAGAGTATTTAATTAAGAAATATCACATTGGAGGCGTGATCTTTTTTGAGGGAAATCCATTAAAACAGGTAGAACTTACCAATAAATATCAGTCATTATCTAAAATACCGCTTTTAATAGCTATGGATGCTGAGTGGGGGGTGTCGATGCGACTTAGAAATACACCCCGCCTACCTTTACAGATGGTAATTGCAGCGAGCAATAAAGTTGAGAATTCTTATTATGTTTCTGAAGTAATCGCCAACGAATGTAAAAGATTAGGGGTTCATATGAGTTATTCGCCGGTTGCTGATGTTAATATTAATCCTAAAAATCCGGTAATTGGCCGCAGGTCATTTGGAGAGGATAATAAAGTGGTTGCTTCGTTTTCGGTTTCATCACTTGATGCATATAGGAATAATGGGATTTTAGCCTGTGCAAAGCATTTTCCCGGACATGGTGATACATCGAAAGACTCCCATAAAACTTTACCAAATGTAAATGCAGATATTGACAGGATTAAAGATGTAGAACTTTATCCGTTTGAAAAGTTAATTAGAAACAACCTGCCTGCAGTGATGGTTGCTCATTTAAGGATACCTGCAATTGAACCGGATTTAAATCTGCCGTCTTCTCTATCTTCAAAGGTTATAGACTCTTTACTTAAGAAAGAGATGAACTATAAAGGTTTAGTTCTTTCTGATGCTCTTAATATGGTTGGTGCACAAACATATGGAACTAACGAGGAAGTAAATATTCAGGCTTTTAAAGCAGGAAACGATGTATTGTTATATCCAATGGGTATTTCTAAAACAGTAAAAAAGTTTAAAGAAGAAATAGCCAATGGAAATATTTCTGTTGAAAGACTTGACGAAAGTGTCAGGAAAATATTGATGGCAAAATATTGGGCCAATTTAGGTAATTATAAGCCCGTTGATACTAATAATCTGCTTGAGGATTTGAATTCGCAAAATTCGATAGATGTAATAAGGAAAGTTACCAGAGAGTCATTCACCCTGATAAAAAATAAGAATGAAACTTTACCTATAGTGGATGTTGAATCGCCAATAGCTCATGTTGTTTTTGGAGGAGATAAATTCTCCGAATTGAGTAAAAGGCTAAATGATTACGGTAATATTAATAGCTATAGAATAAGCAGTAAGAATTTTTTAAAAGTAAAAAGTCTGGTAGATAAAAGTTCTACTCTGATTATTTCGATTGATAATCCATTTTATTCAAGCAGGAGAAATCCTGCTGTCTTTAAAAAAAGAATTAAAGAGCTTAGAAATCAAATAGATGATTTGGCAGATGGCAGGAAGGTCGTTCTTAATTTAATTGGAAACCCATATAGTTTAAAAGAATTGGGTAAAGATGAAAATTTTGATGCCATTTTGGTATCATATAAAAACACTAAAATATCGCAGGAATATGCTGCAGCAACAATTTTTGGGGCTAACTCTCCAAAAGGTGTACTGCCTGTTTCTATTAGCGAGAAATATAAAATAGGTACTTCGCTGAGTTATAGTGAAATTGGCCGTTTGTCTTATTCAACTCCCGATTTGGAAGGTATGAGTTTCGAAGTATTAAATGAAATTGATTCAATAGTAAATAAAGCGATATCCAATACTATTATGCCCGGAGCTCAGGTGTTGGTAGCCAGAAATGGTAAAATAGTTTACAACAAATCGTTTGGTTATAAAACTTATAAGAAGAAGGATAAAATAAAAAATAATTATTTGTATGATGTTGCTTCATTGACAAAAATACTTGCCACAACCCCTATTGTAATGAAGATGGTAGATATGGGGAAAATAGATATGGAGGTTCCTGTTAAAAAATATTTGCCGGAGTTAGATACTACATCAAAAGCTAATCTGACTTTAAGAAAAATGATGGCTCACTACGCCAGATTACAACCATGGATACCATTTTACAAAGAGACATTAGACAAAAACGGGCATGCAGATAAGAAAAAGTATTACAGTTTGAATTATAACTCTGAGCACAAGTTAAAAGTAGCAAATAATCTATATCTGAGGACCGATTATAAAGATTCAATTTATTATAAAGTATTGCATTCAAAATTACGTGATACACTGGAATATAAATACAGTGATTTGCCATATTATTTTCTTCAAAAAATAGTAGAGGATAAGCAAAGAAGTACGTTGGATAAACTGGCTGAAGAATGGTTTTACAGGCCACTGGGGATGCAAAGAATTGCTTATAAACCCAAGAATAAATATTCATTGGAAGAAATAGTACCTTCGGAAGTTGATAACTATTTCAGACAAAGAATTTTGTGGGGAGATGTTAACGATTCCGGAGCTGCCATGATGGGTGGAGTAGCAGGACATGCAGGAGTGTTTGCCAATGCTTATGATGTTGCTGTAATTATGCAAATGTATTTGCAGGAAGGATATTATGGTGGAAAACGTTATTTTAATCCAAAAACAATAGATAATTTTACAAAGTGTCATTATTGTAGTCGGGATAATAGGCGGGGACTTGGATTCGATAAACCTCAATTGGTAGGTGGTGGTACTTCATGTGACTGCGTATCTTTTTTGAGTTTCGGACATAGTGGATTTACAGGCACGTTGGCATGGGCCGATCCGGATGAAAAAATTGTATATGTTTTTCTTTCAAATAGAACATATCCTGTTTCGACAAACGTAAAATTAGCAGAAAAAAATATTAGAACGGATATCCAAAGTGTAATTTATAAATCAATTAAACATGCAAAAAAGTAG
- a CDS encoding (Fe-S)-binding protein, producing MSKQNLLYVPTMAEMAAEGKTPEVLFWVGCAGSYDDRAKKITRSFVKILNKADVSFAVLGTEESCSGDPAKRAGNEFLFQMQAMTNIEIMNAYEVKKVVTACPHCFNTIKNEYPKLGGNYDVIHHTELLQQLIDEGKLTLEGGEYKGKRITFHDPCYLGRANDIYEAPRNLLKELEGELVEMNSCKSDALCCGAGGAQMFKEAEKGDKEVFEARTEQAIEVKPDVIATGCPFCNTMITDGIKIKDLNEKIKVLDIAEIIVNANNL from the coding sequence ATGAGTAAACAAAATTTGTTATACGTTCCCACAATGGCTGAAATGGCAGCTGAAGGGAAAACACCGGAAGTACTTTTTTGGGTAGGATGCGCAGGTAGCTACGATGATCGGGCTAAGAAAATAACGCGTTCTTTTGTGAAAATATTAAACAAGGCAGATGTAAGTTTTGCTGTGCTGGGAACCGAGGAATCGTGTTCCGGTGATCCGGCTAAACGTGCAGGAAATGAGTTCTTGTTTCAGATGCAAGCGATGACAAACATCGAAATAATGAATGCATATGAAGTAAAGAAAGTTGTTACCGCCTGTCCGCATTGTTTTAATACTATAAAAAACGAGTATCCCAAATTAGGAGGAAATTACGATGTAATCCATCATACTGAGTTGTTGCAACAACTTATAGATGAGGGAAAACTAACTCTTGAAGGAGGAGAATACAAAGGGAAAAGAATTACTTTTCACGACCCTTGTTACCTTGGCAGAGCTAATGATATTTATGAAGCTCCCCGAAATTTGTTAAAAGAATTAGAAGGTGAGTTAGTTGAGATGAATTCCTGTAAGTCGGATGCTCTTTGCTGTGGTGCAGGTGGTGCACAAATGTTTAAAGAGGCCGAAAAAGGCGATAAAGAAGTTTTTGAGGCAAGAACCGAACAGGCTATAGAGGTAAAACCTGATGTTATAGCTACAGGTTGTCCGTTTTGTAATACTATGATTACGGATGGAATCAAAATTAAAGACTTGAATGAAAAGATAAAAGTATTGGATATTGCGGAGATAATTGTAAATGCCAATAATCTTTAA
- a CDS encoding phosphoheptose isomerase has product MKKEDIEKQLQDVVKDGKHISPVLPKSIKNYLIDIDGTVCDDIPNEEPERMLTADPYPDALETINNWYNEGHEVTFFTSRKEELREITEEWLNKCGFKYHGIIMGKPRGGNYHWIDSHKVRSTRYKGKFTSMVKKELTIEVFKS; this is encoded by the coding sequence ATGAAAAAGGAGGATATTGAAAAGCAACTTCAAGATGTTGTTAAAGATGGTAAACATATAAGTCCGGTATTACCAAAGTCTATTAAGAATTATTTAATCGATATAGACGGAACAGTTTGCGATGATATACCAAACGAAGAACCGGAAAGAATGTTGACTGCTGATCCTTATCCGGATGCTCTGGAAACAATTAATAATTGGTATAACGAAGGGCATGAGGTTACATTTTTTACTTCCCGTAAGGAAGAGTTACGTGAGATTACTGAAGAGTGGTTAAATAAATGCGGCTTTAAGTATCACGGAATTATTATGGGGAAACCCAGAGGTGGAAACTATCATTGGATTGATAGCCATAAGGTGCGATCTACCAGATATAAAGGTAAATTCACCAGTATGGTTAAAAAAGAACTTACCATTGAAGTTTTTAAAAGTTAA
- a CDS encoding (Fe-S)-binding protein, with the protein MNYLSNVLFVVMMAGGIYMFAKNMGKLIRNVKLGRDVDRNDNSSQRWQNVLMVAFGQSKMTKKPLAGILHIIVYAGFIIINIELLEIIIDGVLGTHRIFLFMGSFYSVLINSFEFLALLVIVSVVIFWLRRNILKLSRFHKPEMKGWAFNDANNILYIETLLMSAFLIMNAADWNLQQLGADHYHITSQFAVSKYIAPLLGGMSETSLVFLERGMWWFHIAGILFFMNYLYWSKHLHILFAFPNTFYAKLQPKGELDNLEAVTNEVKLMMDPNADPYAEPAGGGEEPGKLGSSDVLDLNWVQLMNAYTCTECGRCTAACPANETGKVLSPRNIMMKTRDRLEEVGKIIDEKGKFEDDGKSLLNDYITPEELWACTTCNACTDACPVLIDPISIIVDLRRYLVLEQSAAPTELNMMMTNIENNGAPWQYSIADRLNWKDEE; encoded by the coding sequence ATGAACTATTTATCCAATGTCTTATTTGTCGTGATGATGGCGGGAGGTATCTACATGTTTGCAAAAAACATGGGGAAACTTATTCGCAACGTCAAGCTTGGAAGGGATGTCGATAGGAATGACAATTCTTCTCAACGGTGGCAAAATGTATTGATGGTTGCATTCGGTCAGAGCAAAATGACCAAAAAGCCATTAGCAGGTATATTACATATTATAGTGTATGCCGGTTTTATAATAATTAATATCGAGTTGCTGGAAATTATTATCGATGGAGTTTTAGGGACCCATAGAATTTTCCTTTTCATGGGAAGTTTTTACAGTGTCCTAATTAATTCATTCGAGTTTTTAGCTCTCTTGGTTATCGTTTCAGTTGTAATATTCTGGCTTCGAAGAAATATTTTGAAGCTATCTCGTTTCCATAAGCCGGAGATGAAAGGATGGGCATTTAATGATGCTAACAATATTCTTTATATTGAAACTTTACTGATGTCGGCATTTTTAATAATGAATGCGGCAGATTGGAATTTACAGCAACTGGGCGCAGATCATTACCACATTACAAGCCAGTTTGCAGTTAGCAAATATATCGCACCACTGTTAGGGGGAATGAGTGAAACATCACTTGTGTTTCTGGAACGTGGAATGTGGTGGTTTCATATTGCAGGAATTCTATTCTTCATGAATTACCTGTATTGGTCGAAACATTTACATATTTTATTTGCTTTTCCGAACACATTTTACGCAAAACTTCAGCCTAAAGGAGAACTCGATAATCTGGAGGCCGTAACTAACGAAGTTAAATTAATGATGGATCCTAATGCTGATCCATATGCAGAACCAGCTGGAGGAGGAGAAGAGCCCGGTAAACTTGGTTCAAGTGATGTGCTTGACCTTAACTGGGTTCAATTAATGAATGCATATACATGTACCGAGTGTGGTAGGTGTACTGCTGCATGTCCGGCAAACGAAACTGGAAAAGTACTTTCTCCCCGAAATATTATGATGAAAACTCGTGATAGGTTAGAGGAAGTTGGAAAGATTATTGATGAAAAAGGAAAGTTCGAGGACGATGGTAAGTCATTACTTAATGACTATATAACTCCTGAAGAACTTTGGGCCTGTACAACTTGTAATGCTTGTACTGATGCCTGTCCTGTATTGATAGATCCTATTTCTATTATTGTTGATCTTCGTCGTTATTTGGTTTTAGAGCAATCGGCCGCTCCAACTGAATTAAATATGATGATGACAAATATTGAAAATAACGGAGCTCCTTGGCAATATTCTATAGCAGATAGGCTAAATTGGAAAGACGAAGAGTAA